ACAATGATAACCCCTGAATGAATACATTAAActaggaaacatacaattcttaGAGTCAAATACATATTTCATCAGGCAGTTAAAGTTGAACAGGTTTGTAAGGTATACAAGCTCTGCTGGTGGAGTCTATAAACTTTCATGAAACCCCAAATGTGACTGTAATCCGCATGAGCAAAggtaaacaaaaatatataagCACTCTTTGAAATAAACTATGCCAGAAGACTGGTGAGTAGCAAACGTTGTACCTAGAAGGttgatcctgggaattacagtgcaGTAAGTCCCTCTTACTGAAGATCCATTGAAATGATAATTAAAAATAGGATTATAAAACACCTAAACACAGTATGATACAAAAAAGCCAGAATACTTTTCATACAAATAAGTGACAATGAGAGAGCATCTGTCCTCTGCTGGAGgccctgtgtgctgctccagcagctTATAGGAGACACAAAAGCCCTGCAGACAGCCAAGGGAGAATTTCCCTTGTGTAGGCCAACACAGCTCTAACTGCCATCCTTGGACACTAcattcacacatacacacagaattaTTATGAGGAGGAAATTAAAGTTTATGGCCCTGAAAGAAGATATGTTTTGAAGGAGGAGAGTAGAGGAATGGCAGATCAGAGGTATGCAAAAGGCAGCTAATATTTACAAACCTGACACTTTATCATTGACTAAAAAAAGAAACGTTTCAAAAAGTAGTATAATTTACTTGCCATTACAGCAAGTTTTATTGGCAATTTGGAAGAATGTGGCCATAATCTCATCATCATAATTGGTAAAAAGTTACTCACATTCTCCCTACACCTTCATACATGCGTGTCTCATCCACCAGAGTCATAATCTCCGTATCAGTGAGGTGTGCATGCTTTTTCGTCCTGTTTAGTTGCTCAATTTGTATATCTGCCAGCTTCACCTTTTGCTGTGTGTCGATAACCTTGGCCTGCAGTTCAGTAAAAGCCTAATGAAAAAAGCAGGCAAGTTACAATTATGGAAATTTTGGCCTTGAACATCATAACTTTTGCACAGGTAATTGAAGTTTTGCACAGGTAATTGAAGTCCAGGAGTAATAAGTAGCACTTGTGGACATGGTCCAGCTGTTTTCATTTTGGACTCAGAAAACTCAGCAACAGCTAACTCGCGTGCAAGGGTTTAAAAGTGAACTGCCTCTTTCAGCTATAATGACATTAAACACAGACAAGCTTCTGGGGACAGACTGTCAGATCAAGGATCTGCCCTCCTGTGTGGCGCACATACATGTTTTTAAGTTGTCTAGCAAAACTCATCCCTAGTGATTTGCCTCCCTTCTGGGGCACTGGACTGCTCCTCTTCACTGTGGATGCCTGGCCTGACTCACTTCTATCTGCTCTCCAAGCCTTCCCCTGCCACCTCCCAGCGCCCACTCCCTTCCCTAACAGCTCTAGttccctccaggtcagggctAGGGAAGCTCACcctaccctgccctgccctgcccagcagcaatgggaggggatCAGCCCTGTGGCCAGACAGAGGGCGAGCTTTGCAGGGAGCTAGGTCGAGTGTCTGTCTGGAGCCTGTGGGGGAGTCTCTCAGGTGCCCACGCTCCCACAGCTCCCCGGGCTCTCCCCGGCGCAGCAAGTCCCAGGCGGCGGGGCCTGGCTCCTGCCAACCCTGGGACACCCGGCAGGGCCCTGCTGCGGCCGTCTCTCCTGCAGCCACCCAGGCTATAGGGAAGGAGGCTCCGCTCACCGCCCCCCGCAGGCAGCGCGACAAACCGGGCCCGGCCGGTACCTTCTTCAGCTCCAGGTCCACGGGCGCCGCCATCTTGCCAGCCCCTGCGCGTGCGCATTCACGGCAGGGGGACCCATTCCAGTGCGCGTGCGCAGTGAGAAGTGCGCCTCTGCGCCCCCCATCACACACTGGACAGCGACCCACAGGGATTCCAAGACAGTCCTGGAGGGTTACCGGCAAGCCCACGTCCCTGTTGGGCTACTGACAACCAGAATTGCAGTACAGCAGGAATACCACCCAGATCCACCACCTGCTGCCATCTGAGCTAAAGGAGAACCACCCGTAGCTCTCTGCAGTATGGGGTCTCTGACACACAGTCGAGCAGTTCTTCTAACTCTACCCCTTGGAAAGTGGTGCCCATATATGCTAGCCAGGCCATTGCAGAATTGTATTTGTGGTAGACCCAAGCTTTGCTCACTGAGATGAATGGCTGAAATTGCAGATTACAAACCCTGCAAACTATCAATAGACCAAATAAAACATAAAGGATATCTCATCACACAATGTGAGTGGTCATGTGTCCTGTAGTTGTAGGTCAACCAATCAGGGAccagaaacaatatcatgtgactgTATGCATTGTTATTAATAAGCATTATTACACTACAGGTATGTTTGGCATTTCACCAGCTAATACAAAGATAAGGCCCTTGCCCAAGGAGCTGGGTGTACAAGGGATTATTCCTgtgaaagtcaacaggagtgtTGCCACTGACGTCAGGGGGTAGGATCTGGCTTAAATAAACTGGAAAACTTCACAGGAATGACAAGAGGGGTGAAACAAAGAGAAGCCACTATTGAGAGAGTCTTATTGACAAGGAATTCAGATCAGTTCACTCGTGACTGTTGTGTGTTAATTCTCATTGGAGGTTATGATGCAGTTTTATTTGCCCATAATCTGAGCCACAAGTGAGGGAGCATACAGTACTAGAGCATACATAGTGATCAGTTGCAATCTGAGCAGTAGGATTTCATTTGAATGGTTTGTGATACTACTTCTCAGTAGTTACTTAATGTTGGTGCAGTGCTTTAAACATGGAAAGCGATgcttctcaatctttccagactactgtaccctttcaggagtctgatttgtcttgcatacacccaagtttcccctcactgaaaaactacttgcttataaaatcagacataaaaatacaaaagtgtcacagcacactgttactgaaaaatagcttactttctcattttaccatacaattataaaataatcaattggaatataaatattgtacttacatttcactgtatatacagcagtataaacaagttgtattaaattttagtttgtactgactttgtagtgctttttatgtagcctgttgtaaaactaggcagacATGTAGATGAGCTGAtataccccttggaagacctctggtTATCCCcaagggtacacatacccctggttgagaaccactgatgtaaagCATCACGGGGCTAATCTTGAGATGTTCCAAAATCCTGTGACTTCCATTTATTTTAACGGAAGCATTGGCCAATGCCTGATCCATCTAGGTTCTTATACCCCAAGCAAGAGAAGATATAAACCACCCATAATGCACTTGATAATTTGTGCAATACTACACCACCCGGAGAAATTTATTCCTGACCAGGCAGTGATTAGCTTACATCCTGAAACATGAGGATTGACAGCTCCTCTAATTTACTGTAATTGCAAACGTTATTCATAGAAATGGCTGTTCTTTTTACAAAGTGTCTCCCAGCCTTTTTGAAAACTTACCTAACTACATGCATCAGTTTAATGGGCCATCGTATTAAAGTGTATTAGCCTTTATCCATTTAAAATTTCACTGAAAGGATCTCTGCCTCGCTGTTGCAGGCAGCCAGCAACTTTCTTAATTTAAAGAAATAGGGAGGTCTTAATCTAGTTCCctgtggacaggtgtccacatcacagaaaccaCTGCTATGGTAGGGACAAATTGCCATTCCTATTGGTAGACTCAGCTGAGAGCCAAGAACTGAAAAAGTCACAGGGATACTACTTAAAGGAGGCCTTCCAGGTCAGGGTCAAGGCTCTTGGCATGACAGGGCTGGAGTGTTTGCCCTCTGCTGCCCACACTATTCAGGTCCTGTGCAGGGTTCTCagcccagcacctttcaccagcagtaTAGCTGCATAcaagtgggattttaaaaaactgaaaagcCTCCCAAAGAAGTACAACCTCAGAACTAGTCACTGAACACTCCCCGCCTTCTATCAATGAACTACAGAATTGCTCATTGCTGGGCCAAAGCACATCTTGTCCAGCAGGGCAACTGCAATGTGTGTGGTGATTACTGGGAAACAGTGGAATACTTTTTTATAAGAGTTGCTCCCTGCCTTCTCAGGGGGGGTTGACATACTGAGCTGAAGAGTCAAACGTGGGAATCATGTGGCCATATGGAGTGACAGAGCTCTGAAGCGGACTCTTGATCAATCAGTTTGAATTCCTTGAAGGTGGTGTGCAATGCAAAGAGCCCTGAAAAATAGTTCCCCTGTGCTGAGGACCAGAGCTGCTTTGTTTGAATGTTGTTAGCAACAAAATTCCTTTTTGATAATGGTGACCAGGTGAGGCCACCTCTAGAAAAATATTTAGACCAGGAAGGGAGTTATTACTGACAAACCCCGATGAGGCTGCTCCTAGCCAGAATGCTGGCACTGGATTTGCTTCGCTTTTTAAGTAAACCACCCTTTCACATGCCTTAGGGGGAGCATTTGCTATTGATTCAGATGATCTAAAGCTGTGTAACAGACACGGCGCAGTATGACATGTGAATGTGAGCTGTTTGTCTCATTACTCACCAGGGAGAGTGAGGGCAACCAGCCAGTCCCAGAGAGAAGATCCCTATGGCCAGAAGAATATGTGCAACTAAGGCAACAGGTCAAAAAGTAATAACTGTAGctaaaaacagaggcagactgatgatgATTATTAATACCTTGCAGTTATACAGGGCCTCTCATCCAGACAGATactgaagtgctttacaaatgacccctgctggtggctggctgaagccctgaagcatgagcttttaggaacataagacatacatcagaagtgagccccagggcttctgagccctgccccccaccatcaCAAGTAACCCCAACATACAATCACACTCAGAAATGTATCCAGCTCTCTCTTGGATATGAATATAGTCCAGCCATGTTAAAACATACATAAGGAAGAATACCACATCCTATAACCCCAATAGATACAGTGGCCTACAACATggttatgatattttctttctgtcCACACGGTAAAGGATAAATCATAATAAGGCTGGGCCATTAGCATGTTATAATGGCCTGGTTTATACCTGGttatttttgctgtgtagatatggcctaatGTATGAATTCCATAGATCTTCTGTCCACACTACAGTTTGGATGGGAATCTATCACCCTTTCACTactgtcagtgcagctccactAGTGATAGCAATGA
This window of the Eretmochelys imbricata isolate rEreImb1 chromosome 8, rEreImb1.hap1, whole genome shotgun sequence genome carries:
- the PFDN1 gene encoding prefoldin subunit 1 isoform X2, with amino-acid sequence MAAPVDLELKKAFTELQAKVIDTQQKVKLADIQIEQLNRTKKHAHLTDTEIMTLVDETRMYEGVGRMFILQSKGVIHNQLLEKQKIAEEKIKELEQRKSYLERSVKDAEDNIREMLMARRAQ
- the PFDN1 gene encoding prefoldin subunit 1 isoform X1: MAAPVDLELKKVPAGPGLSRCLRGAAFTELQAKVIDTQQKVKLADIQIEQLNRTKKHAHLTDTEIMTLVDETRMYEGVGRMFILQSKGVIHNQLLEKQKIAEEKIKELEQRKSYLERSVKDAEDNIREMLMARRAQ